In Lathyrus oleraceus cultivar Zhongwan6 chromosome 2, CAAS_Psat_ZW6_1.0, whole genome shotgun sequence, the DNA window ataaaaagGTTTTATAACATAACTATAAAATTCAAAATAATGCATAAAAACACAAACAATTGTCAGCAAACAGAACAAAGTACACAATcataaaaataataaacaaaGTACTAAGAGAAGTATGTCTCATTACTATCACCATAAGTTTAAGTAAGACTTTATCCTTAAAGTCTAAGTACCCATCCACGTTTCCTCTCAACAGACATGGCGATGAACACTTCTCTCCAATTAGGATTCATAAACTTTTCTAAAGCTTTTCCATATGCATCATGTGGAATGTCTTCCATCTCATCCAGAACAGTCACACACTTAGTAAGAGAGCAGTCTGATGTTACACGTGAAGTAGCCTCCACACTCCTATCCCTATACCTCTCAGCTTTTGCCAAAGATGCTTTAGCCCATGCCGAAAGTACCTCTCCCATCATATGTGATGTAGACTCATTCTTGGATCGTACTTGAACTTGTCTCTTTCCACTACGTGTGATGTGCTCAACTTCATGTAGATCATCGTCTGAACTATCATCATTAACACATACATGACTCGCACTCCCATTGTTAAGGTATTGATTGTCAAGCTCATTTTCTTCATCTGTATTTGGAGGGTCTTGAGTAGATGAATGATGAAGTACTCCAGTTGCATTATTTTTGTTGAATATGATTTCCAACAACTTATAATGATCACACCCTTTCTTTTGAAATTGAGAAGCTTTATCATGTACCTAAAATCAGTTGCAAATAGATTAAAAACTTTCAAAACATTATAACTATATTTAACAAACAGTAAATGCATTGTGATCAAATTGTTAAACAAACAATAAAATGTTTTATCAAAGAGGAATTTAATTGTAAATTGACATAAAAGAGAGGAATCAACACAATTATATTGATTTTGGTATAACAAACAGAATCAAAGTGGTTCTGACGTGGATTACAGTGTATAAAAAAGTGATAAAAATGACATAATAAATGATAGGCTAGGAAGTTTGAGAAGCCTAGAATCTCCTAAGAATAACGTCCAATTTCTAATCTGCCCACTCCCTGCATCCATTTGTATTAATTCTAACCGTACCTCATGCTTTTTGTCCCTTGCCGCAAATTCATGACTTGCCTCCTTATGAGGGTTCAGTATAAGTAAAAGCTTTAAAATCAAACAATAAAATAATACAGAAAGTGCAAACATACAGACAAAAGAGAAAGAGTAATATAATGCATCATACCGTAGGTAAGAAATGTATGTTGCTTCTGTTGTTGCTTGTTCAACAGCTGTTACCAGAAGTTAAAGCACTATAAAATGTACAAACTAAGACTACTTCTTAATTACAAGAAAGTGTACTATAAATTATAAAGTTTGGTTATATATGGTATGATGCTGGTGGCAATAACCTCAAGTATTAGGCTCCAAAAACAGGAACAAGCATATAAGCAGAGTCACTGATGACTATAAAATAATCTCATGTTCACTTAAACTACACATCGATGTGACCACTCAATAGTAACACTTATTTAATTTTGTTGATGTTTCTTCGTAAACAAAAGGGTAGCCACAAAAGTTGTGACTAATGAGAACTGCATAGAACTTGAATAATCTGTACTGTCGCTAAATAATAATCGGAAAATTGCAGAGTTTGGTGTATGATCTGCATATTTAGTTTACAGGAGCTAACTTGATAAATATAAGAGTAATAATCAAATCTAATGAGCTACCATGGAAAAGTAATTCAAAACATGGTAGGCAAAGAAGTATATCATAGTAATAAACTAATAATATCAGGGACGCATGAATGGATGGTGCCTGTTTTACAATATTGAAATCAAATATTGAATCCTGGCATTTCAAACTGGGAACCAAATGTTTCAACCCGATTTTTGAGGTCCAAAATATCTTTATTATTCTGAAGACCCTTGAGAAAATCCTTGCTTCCCCCTCTCATAACTATCAGTAGCATGTTTTGGTCAGTTGTATAGTGAGTGACTACTTTCCCTTTGAATTTCCCACTGAGTTTCCAAATTCACATGTTCTCAACTTTGTTTCTTCTAAGTAATTACAGTACTTAATAAATAATTAACCGAAACATCACAGAAAATCACTAGAGTAAAAATTGTCCATTATTTATAACAACTTTATGGTTAACAAATGTTTTGAATATGTATATTATGTATAACACCTTTATAACAATATAGCTCTCCGTCTTATGTATAACTCTTATATATAACAAATTGTCCATTATATATAACAGTATAGCTCTTATGTATAACAATATAACTCTTATGTATAATAAATTGTCCATTATGTATAACAACTTTATAACAGTATAGCTCTccctctttctctttttttttaaatcttaaaatTTGTACTGCCTAGATGAATCTAATTCACCATGAGGTTACATATTATTAACAATTGTGATTGCTCTTGTGTTGTTGAAGTTCTATTGGATTGGAGAAAACAGAGAAATCAATTCCAATATTGCATTGTACAAGTTCTGTTGTAACTAGCAAATACATTGTATCAACCATGTTCTTAATAGAAACTTATAACTAGAGTAAAATACTAGTTCTTAAGAACCATGGAAAATAGGCTCTAGAGTTACCACACTCCCCCTTTATCCCTAGTTAtaataaatttagaaaaatatcCAGCCAATATAAATCACAATACAATGAAATATATAGAAGAAATATTGAAAAACAAATTTGACAGCATCTTTTGAAACATTCAAATATCCCAAATTATAAATTATAAGCAACATACCTTAAGATAATTTCTCCAGACCTCTTCACTTGCAGTAACTGTGTTTGTTTCTGCGTTCCACCCAAATCCGGTATTTTGCAAGAGTGAATAGAACTTACGATACATGGCCCGCAACCTATGCATTTTTGCCTTTAGTTGTCCGGCGTTAAATGATCGATTAGTTATGGAACTCAACTTAGTAGTCATTGAGGTCCATGTTCTATTATGAAACACACCATTTGGCATATTTCCTTTTGTAACTTCAACAACCATAATGTCAATGAAAGCTTTAGTTACAAAATCAGGCCAAAGCTTTGAGTCACTAATGTCAACATTAGTTGCCATCTATCATAAAAATAAGCAACTTAGGAAATCTAAAATAAAGTCACACATAGTCATTCACAAGAATAAAAAACATAAACATATTTTATTGCCTCAAGTCCAATGAAAACTATTTCTCAACAAATGAATTATTCAAAAATTTGAAGAACATACAAGATTATCATGGCATAGAAACAGAGAGTTTGTTACATGTGCAGCAATGGCAGGTGCCCCAATAGAAGTAGGTGCAATCGAGGAAGAGGCAGGTCTGGTCTAGGAGGAGCCTGGCGCAACAAAATACGGACGATAGCTATTATTCTTCATGCTTTTTCAAAATCTCAAACCTGTTTAGAACTAATCAATACAAAACTTTCCTTACAACCAAGAATCGTATACCCCTGTATTTCACAATCTACATTACTTCATTCTACTTATAATCATTACTATTTGCTTCTTAAACTCACATTAATCTTCTTACTTACTTGAATATTAGAACAATCTATGAGCTTTTCAAGACCACTCAATCTAACCACATCAAGATAAACATACCTTCTCACCTGTAATGCTAACACACCTCCTCAGTTATTGTCTTACATTTACAAAACCACCTTCCATATCTATACATATCATCACAAGAATCAATGTTCTAATTACACTAGTATTTTCTACTCATAAATATTGGGAATTTTTGGttgaattttttttctcttttctcaAATGAATGATAGtatcattgaacaaacaattttaTTCTACTCTAAAACAACATCCTAAAATGTAATTTCCTTACAACTAATCAAAACAAAAATGATTTTATTATCATTTTAGCATGTAAATTTTACTAGATCTAAAATTCTAAATTTAGTTCCACAAATGGATAGATTATGCAGAACTAATTCATATCAAATTGGGTTAATCCAACAAAATTTTAAACAAAAATATTCATATAATTTCTACTAGATCTAAACTTGAATATTACATACTGTGAAATCTATTGGCAATAGTTCAAGATGAAGAAAATACCAAAGAAAAGTGAAAATACCAACCTAAAAAATCCGAATCACAAATTATAGAGAAGAAATTGAAGATCATAAACTATAAATCAGATACTGCTGAGTGAAAAATCGAAGATCCACTTTTTCTTTGTTGCATTTTCTTTGGTGTGTGTGAGAGAAGATTGTGTGGGTTTTGTCTAAGAGAGAGAAGAATAAGATAAAATAGGTTGTTTTCAATTCCAATGTGTTTTAATATTTgaattataatttaaaaaaacaaaattaaaaaattaaaaacatgtttcagctcttttatttttttagtttttaaaagttaaaaacacaaaacagtttttaaaaattataatttaaaaatagtttgccaaatacatttttaattttttaatt includes these proteins:
- the LOC127121725 gene encoding L10-interacting MYB domain-containing protein, which codes for MATNVDISDSKLWPDFVTKAFIDIMVVEVTKGNMPNGVFHNRTWTSMTTKLSSITNRSFNAGQLKAKMHRLRAMYRKFYSLLQNTGFGWNAETNTVTASEEVWRNYLKVHDKASQFQKKGCDHYKLLEIIFNKNNATGVLHHSSTQDPPNTDEENELDNQYLNNGSASHVCVNDDSSDDDLHEVEHITRSGKRQVQVRSKNESTSHMMGEVLSAWAKASLAKAERYRDRSVEATSRVTSDCSLTKCVTVLDEMEDIPHDAYGKALEKFMNPNWREVFIAMSVERKRGWVLTRIDIDESDDYTFDASDDEFTEFIFNSMIYNYHHKYFNKAKVLTSSLTGREFVTEVKPMLQKITQF